The following coding sequences lie in one Kribbella sp. NBC_00709 genomic window:
- a CDS encoding type IV toxin-antitoxin system AbiEi family antitoxin domain-containing protein yields the protein MTPVEPLHRAHQRLTMLPRTFTTAHARRAGVPSRDLATLVSEGAAIELSRGVYRRSDAPETAHLDLLAVHARASHAVVCGESALALHDLIDDIPAAVHIAVPRGTRRPAISYPPVVVAQYAAKTFDLNIEQYEAAPGEFVPVYDAARSVVDAMRHRNRIGQTLALAALGRYLRTSGPNGVGNLQQIARELHALSVIRPAVEAVLA from the coding sequence ATGACGCCCGTCGAGCCGCTACATCGCGCACACCAACGCCTGACGATGCTGCCGCGCACTTTCACCACGGCGCATGCGCGCCGGGCCGGCGTGCCGTCGCGGGATCTGGCGACGCTGGTCAGCGAAGGCGCTGCGATTGAACTCTCGCGCGGTGTCTACCGGCGGTCCGACGCGCCCGAGACTGCGCACCTCGATCTTCTGGCGGTGCACGCACGAGCATCCCACGCGGTCGTCTGCGGCGAGTCCGCGCTCGCGCTGCACGATCTGATCGACGACATACCGGCTGCCGTACACATCGCCGTACCGCGCGGCACCCGCCGTCCGGCGATCTCCTACCCGCCCGTCGTCGTCGCGCAGTACGCGGCCAAGACCTTCGACCTCAACATCGAGCAGTACGAGGCGGCACCAGGCGAGTTCGTGCCGGTCTACGACGCCGCCCGGAGCGTGGTCGACGCCATGCGCCACCGTAACCGCATCGGCCAGACACTAGCCCTGGCGGCACTCGGCCGCTACCTGCGAACCAGTGGGCCCAACGGGGTCGGGAATCTCCAACAGATCGCCCGCGAACTGCATGCCCTCTCCGTCATCCGGCCAGCTGTCGAAGCGGTGCTCGCCTGA
- a CDS encoding nucleotidyl transferase AbiEii/AbiGii toxin family protein, with product MVNPARDTVAGRIYNDLRNSARRQKRATDEVMVEYVLERFLYRLATSPAGREHFVLKGGLLLAQFGARRTTRDIDILGQAFTGEDTEIIRRIRAIAATEVDDGVTFDSTSLRTAPIRDDGRYHGLRLVMPASIARAQLKLQLDVSLGDPITPEPQLIAYQQLLEAGTFTILGYPLATVIAEKLSTAIELGDLNTRDRDYGDLYRLLRANTLHADEVSSALKATAAHRQITLRPLSSSITDLAQRRQPSYTAWLRRQGPAATGYPTSFADAVAVITAFADPLISGQARGKDWDPENARWT from the coding sequence ATGGTCAATCCGGCCCGCGACACCGTTGCCGGTCGCATCTACAACGACCTGCGCAACTCAGCACGCCGACAAAAGCGCGCCACCGACGAAGTCATGGTCGAGTACGTCCTCGAACGATTCCTCTACCGGCTCGCCACATCTCCAGCCGGCCGCGAACACTTCGTCCTCAAAGGCGGCCTGCTCCTCGCCCAGTTCGGCGCACGCCGCACGACACGAGACATCGACATTCTCGGGCAAGCCTTCACCGGCGAAGACACCGAGATCATCCGACGAATCAGGGCGATCGCCGCGACCGAAGTCGACGACGGCGTCACGTTCGACAGCACAAGCCTGAGAACCGCGCCGATTCGAGACGACGGCCGCTACCACGGGCTCCGACTCGTCATGCCCGCCTCGATCGCCCGTGCACAACTCAAGCTCCAGCTCGATGTCAGTCTGGGCGATCCCATCACCCCCGAGCCCCAACTCATCGCGTACCAACAACTACTGGAAGCCGGGACCTTCACCATCCTCGGCTATCCACTCGCCACCGTCATCGCCGAGAAACTGTCCACCGCCATCGAACTCGGCGACCTCAACACCCGCGACCGCGACTACGGCGACCTCTACCGCCTGCTACGCGCCAACACCCTCCACGCCGACGAAGTATCTTCCGCTCTCAAAGCCACAGCAGCCCACCGACAAATCACCTTGCGACCACTCAGCTCGAGCATCACCGACCTCGCCCAGCGACGACAGCCCTCCTACACCGCATGGCTACGACGCCAAGGCCCAGCCGCCACCGGCTACCCAACCAGCTTCGCGGACGCAGTCGCCGTGATCACAGCCTTCGCCGACCCACTCATCAGCGGCCAAGCCCGCGGCAAGGACTGGGACCCAGAGAACGCCCGGTGGACCTAA
- a CDS encoding TIGR04141 family sporadically distributed protein — protein sequence MAEKVVRTRQVTLHRLWRTPTSADELFDVLDHEQLDELEDLDFGPVAVADCSGLWVQGSFRTKAGESAEWCAAASRTLGHTVHFADTHSAGLLQLIVDDAAYAIAYGQGYRLLPSEAKDHRFGLEFAIRALDPTHVHKLMRRRPGARGRTEVTLMPNGSAIWAFDVADAYADLVGRASGKSQTIQLSRSRPTQATSVDGGVGLQIRLATDPVELVSDIRTITGVLNRERRPELEFIDRITPVRDTDLVDQLDDDIENLLTDTPENISHRLSAVVPMDLAEGIEDIRAFKVRLGKSNRTSLEVTLDRLLNQARIVRERPRLQAFRDGRVYAFKDEACTHPVGSSKAVQWLEATAVLPKDRHFAMVDGRWYEIDAEYRNRLRQRVHQLLETRSALALRAWRPGETERDYNENSALDPDFNFICLDRRGVKDEFHNKWGFEACDLLGPDNELIHVKQATSSSPLSHLFSQACVAVQGLEGSAQARTRFRELVRQQGRGRELPHDFVPTKVVFGILLKKGEAVTPSTLFPFAQVALIQAARMLQSARVPIDIEVRGIKLASAAT from the coding sequence ATGGCGGAGAAGGTTGTGCGTACCAGGCAGGTCACGCTTCACCGGCTGTGGCGAACGCCCACGAGCGCCGACGAGTTGTTCGATGTACTCGACCACGAACAGCTCGACGAGCTCGAAGACCTCGACTTCGGACCAGTCGCGGTAGCGGACTGCTCCGGCTTGTGGGTCCAGGGTTCGTTTCGCACAAAGGCCGGCGAATCCGCCGAGTGGTGCGCGGCCGCCTCCCGCACGCTCGGCCACACCGTGCATTTCGCCGACACGCACTCCGCCGGCCTACTCCAGCTGATCGTGGACGATGCCGCGTATGCGATCGCCTACGGACAGGGATACCGGCTGCTTCCCAGTGAGGCGAAGGACCATCGGTTCGGGCTCGAGTTCGCGATCCGCGCCCTCGACCCGACGCACGTGCACAAGCTGATGCGACGCCGGCCCGGTGCCCGAGGTCGGACCGAGGTCACGCTGATGCCCAACGGATCCGCGATCTGGGCGTTCGACGTCGCCGACGCCTACGCGGACCTGGTCGGACGCGCCAGCGGCAAGTCGCAGACGATCCAGCTGAGTCGCTCGCGTCCGACGCAGGCGACCTCGGTCGACGGCGGCGTCGGACTACAGATCCGGCTGGCAACCGATCCGGTCGAGCTCGTCTCCGACATTCGCACCATCACCGGCGTTCTCAACCGGGAACGGCGTCCGGAACTCGAGTTCATCGACCGCATCACTCCGGTCCGGGATACCGACCTCGTCGATCAACTCGACGACGACATCGAGAACCTCCTGACCGACACACCAGAGAACATCAGCCATCGCCTCAGCGCCGTCGTACCGATGGACCTGGCAGAGGGGATCGAGGACATCCGCGCCTTCAAGGTGCGGCTGGGCAAGAGCAACCGCACCTCCCTGGAGGTGACTCTGGACCGACTGCTGAACCAGGCGAGGATCGTCCGGGAACGCCCCAGACTGCAGGCATTTCGCGACGGCCGTGTGTACGCCTTCAAAGACGAGGCGTGCACGCACCCGGTCGGCAGCAGCAAGGCGGTCCAATGGCTGGAGGCCACTGCAGTCCTGCCGAAGGACCGCCACTTCGCCATGGTCGACGGCCGGTGGTATGAAATCGACGCCGAGTACCGCAACCGGCTGCGGCAACGGGTACACCAACTGCTCGAGACCAGGTCGGCCCTCGCGCTCCGGGCGTGGCGACCTGGTGAAACCGAACGGGACTACAACGAGAACTCGGCGCTCGACCCCGACTTCAATTTCATCTGCCTCGACCGCCGAGGTGTCAAAGACGAGTTCCACAACAAGTGGGGCTTCGAGGCCTGCGATCTGCTCGGGCCGGACAACGAGCTGATCCACGTCAAGCAAGCCACGAGTTCTTCACCGCTGAGCCACTTGTTCAGTCAAGCCTGCGTCGCCGTACAAGGTCTCGAAGGATCGGCCCAGGCACGGACCCGCTTCAGAGAGCTCGTACGGCAGCAAGGACGAGGACGCGAGCTACCGCACGACTTCGTGCCGACGAAGGTCGTGTTCGGCATCCTGCTCAAGAAGGGCGAAGCCGTCACGCCCAGCACACTCTTTCCGTTCGCACAGGTCGCCTTGATCCAGGCCGCGCGCATGCTGCAGTCCGCCCGAGTCCCGATCGACATCGAAGTCCGAGGAATAAAGCTCGCCTCGGCGGCTACTTGA
- a CDS encoding TIGR02679 family protein, with protein sequence MGRLVPRRDHPQRLSEVAITTGAAEVCHRYRGDGIRPAPLRFGHVETRRDGRFRRVGTRRSYSSRLLPVWQEVHRRLSSGLTVSRVRVGPLSDAEREALADLLGLDRLPDSYVTVSMAALERAVGESVHSVVTDLLGPLGNRAEEIRHNKAVKAQLWSWLRTHPVVQAQPALQPWVTAVENTGVFFSSVDKTRAELAKVLKVIRHLPATGAPLPVFADAVLGDPHALDEGTRRATLVVKAMAAIFDVPLPTDAIARRTLWTRAGVSDDELSSTVLVAGFRPPGASLVATVLRACADAGDAAPLTLRQLRRSRLRTGVPAAVWVFENPSILALALERFGRTCPPLICTSGWPSSAGILFLEQLRDAGTVVHYHGDFDGEGLRIAASVVARIGAKPWLLTTADYIRASDAEGPQVGRVTPVPWDEDLGAELIRRGTSVPEERVAEALLDTLAVQTVGSLP encoded by the coding sequence ATGGGCAGACTCGTTCCGCGCCGCGATCACCCTCAACGCCTCTCCGAGGTAGCGATAACGACGGGGGCTGCTGAGGTATGCCACCGTTACCGCGGCGACGGGATCCGACCGGCGCCGCTCCGTTTCGGACACGTCGAGACGAGGCGGGACGGTAGGTTTAGGCGGGTGGGTACTCGTCGCTCGTACTCGTCGAGGCTGTTGCCTGTGTGGCAGGAGGTGCATAGGCGGCTGTCGAGCGGACTGACAGTGAGTCGTGTGCGGGTCGGGCCGCTGAGTGATGCGGAGCGGGAGGCGCTCGCTGATCTTCTGGGGCTCGACCGTCTCCCGGACTCGTATGTGACCGTCTCGATGGCCGCGCTGGAGCGGGCGGTTGGCGAGAGCGTCCACAGCGTCGTCACGGATCTCCTCGGACCGCTCGGAAATCGAGCCGAGGAGATACGCCACAACAAGGCCGTGAAGGCCCAACTCTGGAGCTGGCTGCGTACCCATCCCGTGGTCCAGGCACAGCCGGCTCTGCAGCCCTGGGTCACCGCGGTGGAAAATACCGGCGTCTTCTTCAGCTCGGTCGACAAGACGCGCGCTGAACTGGCGAAGGTGCTCAAGGTCATTCGCCACCTCCCCGCGACAGGCGCTCCACTGCCCGTCTTCGCCGACGCGGTGCTGGGCGATCCGCATGCCTTGGACGAAGGCACGCGACGCGCCACTCTGGTTGTCAAGGCCATGGCTGCGATCTTCGACGTACCGTTGCCGACCGACGCGATCGCGCGTAGGACGCTGTGGACACGAGCTGGCGTGTCTGACGACGAACTGTCGTCCACGGTGCTCGTCGCCGGCTTCCGGCCGCCAGGCGCGAGCCTGGTGGCGACAGTACTGCGGGCGTGCGCTGACGCTGGCGACGCGGCCCCGCTGACGCTGCGCCAACTGCGGCGCAGCCGGCTGCGTACCGGAGTACCGGCGGCGGTCTGGGTCTTCGAGAACCCGAGCATCCTGGCCCTGGCGCTCGAGCGTTTCGGGCGCACATGTCCGCCCCTGATCTGTACTTCCGGCTGGCCCAGCTCTGCCGGGATCCTGTTCCTGGAGCAACTGCGCGACGCTGGAACTGTGGTCCACTACCACGGTGACTTCGACGGCGAGGGCCTGCGCATCGCGGCCTCCGTGGTTGCGCGGATCGGTGCGAAACCTTGGCTCTTGACCACCGCAGATTACATCCGTGCATCGGACGCGGAGGGTCCTCAGGTCGGACGCGTGACACCGGTCCCGTGGGACGAGGACCTCGGTGCCGAACTGATCCGGCGTGGGACTTCCGTTCCGGAGGAACGAGTGGCCGAAGCGCTCCTCGACACGCTCGCTGTACAAACTGTCGGCAGTCTGCCCTAG
- a CDS encoding caspase, EACC1-associated type: MRLPDPAASRAVLIGTGRYEDSGLDDLPGVHANITDLERQLGDEHNGSFQQLQTVHNPDRSSAVGVLLGDEARAATDTFLVYYAGHGLVDRHGALYLGLSTTEPGHVNYTAMPFEFIRHAFLDSPATNRVLILDCCFSGRAIEAMSDPHSLVSGQVDIEGTYTLTSSAATQTSHAPKDARHTAFIGELLNLLGSGLPNDAAFITLDEIYTHLARTLSARGLPRPQRRGTGTAGQLALSRNQHRSIATRTRGLPRAGADLAPVAAEFVVVTAQLPFDLDKPTDAPPQWIPRPSALRTALRRQPPGSQRAEQQAWVGWPGLADERPEPFDDTGLTVVSVPVAKDETRDGLAGYANATVWPLYHDATQRPAEDRSWWEAYVVVNRRFAEATAGVTAENASVWVHDYQLQLVPAMLRRLRPDLRIGFFLDIPFPPLEPFMQLPSRTEIVRGLLGADAIGFHNARSATNFLSAAASLTGLRPEARTLQIEDRQITVGAFPGSVDAVGIEAVARTPEAIQRARQIRADLGHPRTVLLTVQRLGHVDGMRDLDSTLGMNRQLQALYELLADGQVDAANLVAVSLVDFVAKGGASTYLNLGGGIEDSIARINSLFAPLGRPVVHYLQRSMRPAELTAIYLATDVLIATPTRDGMTSVAKEYIATHHNLDGAVVLSEFSGAAPELTSAFLANPYSIENVKTAILDAITVDPAERHRRMRALRRQVLTHDSIQWADSFRAAITLNASPR; encoded by the coding sequence ATGCGACTCCCTGACCCGGCTGCCTCGCGCGCCGTGCTGATCGGCACCGGGCGGTACGAGGACTCCGGACTCGACGATCTACCCGGCGTTCACGCGAACATCACCGACCTCGAACGGCAGTTGGGCGACGAGCACAACGGGTCGTTCCAGCAACTCCAGACCGTCCACAACCCGGACCGCTCCAGCGCCGTCGGCGTGCTCCTGGGTGACGAGGCGCGCGCTGCCACCGACACATTCCTCGTGTACTACGCGGGACACGGCCTGGTCGACCGACACGGAGCGCTGTACCTCGGTCTCTCCACGACCGAGCCAGGGCACGTCAACTACACGGCGATGCCCTTCGAGTTCATCCGTCACGCGTTCCTCGACAGCCCAGCAACCAATCGGGTGCTGATTCTCGACTGCTGCTTCTCCGGTCGCGCCATCGAGGCCATGAGCGACCCACACTCGCTGGTGTCCGGGCAGGTCGACATCGAGGGCACCTACACTCTGACCTCTTCTGCGGCGACCCAGACATCACACGCTCCCAAGGACGCTCGCCATACGGCGTTCATCGGTGAACTGCTGAACCTGCTCGGAAGCGGTCTCCCGAACGACGCTGCCTTCATCACGCTCGACGAGATCTACACTCACCTCGCACGTACGTTGTCCGCTCGCGGCCTCCCCCGCCCTCAACGTCGCGGTACGGGGACCGCGGGGCAACTGGCGCTTTCACGCAACCAGCACCGCTCCATAGCGACCCGCACACGCGGCCTCCCACGCGCCGGGGCCGATCTCGCACCGGTCGCCGCCGAGTTCGTCGTCGTCACCGCACAGCTGCCGTTCGATCTCGACAAGCCCACCGACGCGCCGCCGCAGTGGATCCCACGGCCGAGCGCTCTCCGCACTGCGCTCCGCAGACAACCACCGGGATCCCAGCGAGCCGAACAGCAAGCCTGGGTCGGCTGGCCTGGTCTGGCGGACGAGAGGCCAGAGCCGTTCGACGACACCGGACTGACCGTCGTGTCGGTGCCGGTCGCGAAGGACGAGACCCGTGACGGCCTCGCTGGCTACGCGAACGCCACCGTATGGCCGCTGTATCACGATGCGACGCAACGTCCGGCGGAAGACCGCTCGTGGTGGGAGGCGTACGTCGTGGTCAACCGCCGTTTCGCCGAGGCAACGGCAGGGGTGACGGCCGAGAACGCCTCAGTCTGGGTCCACGACTACCAACTGCAACTGGTGCCCGCCATGCTCCGGAGACTGCGACCCGATCTCCGGATCGGGTTCTTCCTGGACATCCCGTTTCCACCGCTCGAGCCGTTCATGCAGTTACCGTCCCGGACGGAGATCGTGCGGGGACTGCTCGGCGCGGACGCCATCGGGTTCCACAACGCGAGGAGTGCGACGAATTTCCTGTCGGCGGCCGCCAGCCTGACCGGCCTCCGGCCGGAGGCGAGAACGCTCCAGATCGAGGATCGGCAGATCACGGTAGGCGCGTTTCCCGGGTCCGTCGACGCGGTCGGCATCGAAGCGGTCGCCAGAACACCGGAAGCGATCCAACGCGCCCGTCAGATCCGTGCGGATCTCGGACACCCGCGTACGGTGCTGCTCACCGTGCAGCGCCTCGGCCACGTCGACGGGATGCGTGATCTCGACTCGACCTTGGGTATGAATCGACAGCTGCAAGCGCTGTACGAGCTGCTCGCCGACGGACAAGTGGACGCCGCGAATCTCGTCGCCGTCTCACTCGTCGACTTCGTCGCCAAGGGCGGCGCGTCCACGTACCTGAACCTGGGCGGAGGCATCGAGGACTCGATCGCTCGCATCAACTCGCTCTTCGCGCCGCTAGGGCGTCCGGTCGTCCACTACCTGCAACGGTCGATGCGCCCAGCGGAACTGACAGCGATCTATCTCGCCACCGACGTGCTCATCGCCACGCCTACCCGGGACGGAATGACGTCGGTGGCCAAGGAGTACATCGCGACCCACCACAACCTGGACGGCGCCGTCGTACTGTCCGAATTCTCCGGCGCCGCACCGGAACTGACCTCGGCATTTCTCGCGAATCCCTACAGCATCGAGAACGTGAAGACCGCGATCCTCGACGCGATCACCGTGGATCCGGCAGAAAGGCACCGCCGAATGCGCGCATTGCGCCGCCAGGTCCTGACCCACGACAGCATTCAATGGGCAGACTCGTTCCGCGCCGCGATCACCCTCAACGCCTCTCCGAGGTAG
- a CDS encoding helix-turn-helix domain-containing protein — protein MPRTPLPIGTWGEISTRTLKPTKNSKPAKHLAHARFRDHDGKVRAVTATGKTKTAARTALLTKLQNRAKTNYSGDLSTNHKVNHLLDLWERRFEGLVADETRSPTSLTTYRRALKNHLRPAIGELHIGEATTQRLDTVLTNIKHHAGAPTARTCRAVISGAMKLAVRYGAITTNPAREADAIEAKPKNPPRALTTEEVTLLNRSLAADEHAVDADLPDLVTFMLGSGVRIGEALAVLWRQIDLDAGTVEITHTIARPPGEGLIRKTTKSRTGERTLSLPNWATAMLRGRHTTGPRPDASVFPNTTGGHRDPSNTRRSLRTALSPVGSTARRELGRTLRGLRRQTHLSRKQVAQTLGWPQTRIELIETGRIKPNHRLISSLTKTYGIALDDGPGLAAQLEEAMQPAESDKLTWIRSHALRKTTATALDQAGHTARQIADQLGQAKVSITQDTYIGRQPANPTAAQALEHAFDDPDLA, from the coding sequence ATGCCGAGGACACCGCTGCCCATCGGAACCTGGGGAGAGATCTCCACCAGAACCCTGAAGCCCACCAAGAACAGCAAGCCCGCCAAGCACCTGGCCCACGCCAGGTTCCGCGACCACGACGGCAAAGTCCGCGCCGTCACCGCCACCGGCAAAACCAAGACCGCCGCGCGAACGGCACTGCTCACCAAGCTCCAGAACCGCGCCAAGACCAACTACTCCGGTGACCTCAGCACGAACCACAAGGTCAACCACCTCCTCGACCTCTGGGAGCGAAGGTTCGAAGGACTCGTCGCCGACGAAACACGCTCACCCACCTCACTCACCACCTACCGACGCGCCCTCAAGAACCATCTCCGTCCCGCCATCGGCGAACTCCACATCGGCGAAGCCACCACCCAGCGCCTCGACACCGTCCTCACAAACATCAAGCACCACGCCGGCGCCCCCACCGCCAGAACCTGCCGCGCCGTCATCTCCGGTGCGATGAAACTCGCCGTCCGCTACGGCGCCATCACCACGAACCCCGCCCGCGAAGCCGACGCCATCGAAGCCAAGCCCAAGAACCCACCCCGAGCGCTCACGACCGAAGAAGTCACTCTCCTGAACAGGAGCCTGGCCGCCGACGAACACGCCGTCGACGCGGACCTACCTGACCTCGTCACGTTCATGCTCGGCAGCGGCGTCCGCATCGGCGAAGCCCTCGCCGTCCTTTGGCGCCAAATCGACCTCGATGCAGGCACCGTCGAAATCACCCACACCATCGCGCGGCCACCCGGCGAAGGCCTGATCCGCAAGACCACCAAGTCCAGAACCGGCGAGCGCACCCTCAGCCTCCCCAACTGGGCTACCGCCATGCTCCGCGGCCGCCACACCACCGGCCCCCGCCCCGACGCCTCCGTCTTCCCCAACACCACCGGCGGCCATCGCGACCCCTCCAACACCCGTCGCTCCCTCCGCACCGCCCTCTCCCCCGTCGGCAGCACCGCCCGACGCGAACTAGGCCGAACCCTCCGCGGACTCCGCCGCCAGACTCACCTCAGCCGAAAGCAAGTCGCACAGACCCTCGGCTGGCCCCAAACCAGAATCGAACTCATCGAAACCGGCCGCATCAAACCCAACCATCGACTCATCTCCAGCCTCACCAAGACCTACGGCATCGCCCTCGATGACGGTCCTGGCCTGGCCGCACAACTCGAGGAAGCCATGCAACCCGCCGAGTCAGACAAACTCACCTGGATCCGCTCCCACGCACTCCGCAAAACCACGGCCACCGCCCTCGACCAAGCCGGCCACACCGCCCGCCAAATCGCCGACCAACTAGGCCAAGCCAAAGTCTCCATCACCCAAGACACCTACATTGGCCGCCAACCCGCCAACCCCACCGCCGCCCAAGCCCTCGAACACGCGTTCGACGACCCCGATCTGGCATGA
- a CDS encoding TIGR02677 family protein: MDSIRIPPELFRFTWGDRAELYVAILHAFTEANERLDTTLGIDELAAGLRTFGWVPAASDDTLRSALEQLRAWQLVDFIQDHTENYRTALEYERNNVRYSLSRRGEAAFAGVTHAMSVLASTGALQTAVLDAIGDRLADLVVELDGVSDRRVFTALMELESHLEALRANTKQFNGELQRLLRVEGVDISTFHDVKVSTVAYLEEFLTNLDHRAHLIRTRIEAVLDRGVAWTQRRALIGAELPRFSGVDPGPAWLERRQARWEGLLAWFVGSETAPPRVEQLHTVGRKAIVTLLQVLDRITETRRRASSAVADFRELARWFTVVPAQEDLHRLWVTAFGLAPARHAHLAVDDPELIASSVSWRDAPPVPVSPLLRSSGQVQKFSRTGRVRDVAALKAARAERAAAERAELEAAWEFLDTGGPIRLSLMAKLDDHLFERLRELLGRALDSVPGRSGHRRATTSDGRAEIVLWLPSDDAIATIRTPRGDFRGPDYVIEIRAVRSRAVPESGDSG; the protein is encoded by the coding sequence GTGGACTCGATCCGGATACCGCCCGAGCTGTTCCGGTTCACCTGGGGAGATCGCGCGGAGCTGTACGTCGCCATCCTGCACGCCTTCACCGAGGCGAACGAACGGCTCGACACGACCCTCGGCATCGACGAACTGGCCGCCGGGTTGCGAACGTTCGGCTGGGTTCCGGCCGCGTCCGACGACACGCTGCGCAGTGCTCTCGAGCAGCTGCGCGCCTGGCAACTGGTCGATTTCATCCAGGACCACACGGAAAACTACCGGACCGCTCTCGAGTACGAGCGCAACAACGTCCGCTACTCGCTCAGCAGGCGTGGCGAGGCCGCGTTCGCGGGCGTCACACACGCTATGAGCGTGCTGGCCTCAACCGGCGCCTTGCAGACCGCGGTCCTCGACGCCATCGGCGACCGGCTGGCCGACCTCGTGGTGGAGCTCGACGGAGTCTCCGATCGGCGTGTCTTCACCGCCTTGATGGAGCTCGAATCGCATCTGGAGGCCTTGCGCGCGAACACCAAGCAGTTCAACGGCGAGCTGCAGCGGTTGCTACGGGTGGAGGGCGTGGACATTTCGACGTTCCACGACGTCAAGGTGTCGACGGTTGCCTACCTGGAGGAGTTCCTGACCAATCTCGATCACCGCGCACACCTCATCCGGACCCGGATCGAGGCGGTTCTCGATCGAGGGGTCGCCTGGACGCAGCGCCGGGCGCTGATCGGCGCCGAGCTGCCGCGGTTCAGCGGTGTCGATCCCGGTCCGGCCTGGCTCGAACGCCGGCAGGCCCGATGGGAGGGCCTACTCGCCTGGTTCGTGGGGTCGGAGACGGCGCCACCACGGGTCGAGCAGCTGCACACCGTCGGCCGCAAGGCGATCGTCACACTGCTACAGGTGCTGGACCGGATCACTGAGACCAGACGCCGGGCCAGCAGCGCCGTGGCCGACTTCCGGGAGCTTGCGCGCTGGTTCACTGTTGTCCCGGCGCAAGAGGACCTGCACCGGCTCTGGGTGACGGCGTTCGGCCTCGCCCCGGCGCGACATGCACATCTGGCCGTCGACGATCCGGAGCTCATCGCGTCATCGGTGTCCTGGCGGGACGCGCCGCCGGTGCCGGTTTCACCGCTGCTGCGGTCGTCCGGCCAGGTCCAGAAGTTCAGTCGAACCGGACGCGTCCGCGACGTCGCGGCGTTGAAGGCCGCCCGCGCCGAGCGCGCCGCGGCGGAGCGGGCGGAGCTGGAGGCTGCCTGGGAGTTCCTCGACACCGGCGGCCCGATTCGGTTGTCGCTGATGGCCAAACTCGACGACCACCTCTTCGAGCGACTCCGCGAGCTGCTCGGACGGGCGTTGGACAGCGTCCCAGGACGCTCTGGGCATCGGCGGGCGACGACCTCAGACGGCAGAGCCGAGATCGTACTGTGGCTTCCGTCGGACGACGCCATCGCCACCATCCGAACCCCTCGGGGCGATTTCCGCGGCCCCGACTACGTCATCGAGATCCGGGCGGTTCGGAGCCGGGCGGTCCCGGAGTCGGGAGACTCCGGATGA
- a CDS encoding effector-associated constant component EACC1 gives MNVTVRVSGQDSEDELRSLRDWLATDDAFRGRVTMERSHRSPEDMGAVIDLLVVAVGSGGAATVLAGAIATWLRTRRSDVTVEIVESAHQRTVKVTAHRVKDAEATIRGVLGASDS, from the coding sequence ATGAACGTGACGGTTCGGGTGTCCGGACAGGACTCCGAGGACGAGTTGCGTTCCCTCCGGGACTGGCTGGCCACGGACGACGCCTTCCGCGGACGCGTCACCATGGAGAGGTCGCACCGGAGCCCAGAGGACATGGGAGCGGTGATCGACCTGCTCGTCGTCGCCGTCGGCAGCGGTGGCGCCGCAACGGTCCTGGCCGGCGCGATCGCCACCTGGTTGCGGACCCGCCGATCGGACGTGACGGTGGAGATCGTCGAATCTGCTCATCAGCGTACCGTCAAGGTGACCGCCCATAGGGTCAAGGACGCCGAGGCGACGATCCGTGGGGTCCTGGGGGCAAGTGACAGCTGA